The Agromyces mangrovi genome contains a region encoding:
- a CDS encoding DUF4832 domain-containing protein, whose amino-acid sequence MSIRARSTAAWSALGALLLSAVVAPAAVAEEVEPGIAVVNPTEYAGAIKNPLMGMSEKDFFVNTTDPASPEDQTLDYMPWGSLAMTYIPWDHLENDESDSIDKIADYLDQRWRGKDADGVWRSYEEYNIKVIPRLYLRFPAETSGNTGSFYGLGGDHWPDDLADGDFRSAEFDARLERMVQRLAELWDDDPRVAYIQMGVFGTWGEQHGTAEPEHIEQYFSEYFQNKQVQVRYHHTGQWENPDQFGHYNDTIGNRNTADNWATKAIGGEPAYDYAGAVIHGSLVRETYLDEDLTHNTANTIRDTHATYLTWVGDYSYGSRWTADDATGGREAYLENKALIDSRAEVIQRELGYRYVMSEFSYPEQVVPGDPFDVSFTVTNTGSAPMYYDWPVQVSLRDPDTDEVVWADTFEDVHITEWQPGSGFASFNGRKDGNWSNGVLDYETAPEPHTESGTFTVPDTLPTKDYVVQLAVLDPGGDVPSLRFAMENYTEGGYHPMGYVGVNQAPATTEIDPASFDDPGVDVSLRYYTSDEQEQAANALASLELSGDAPLLAIGGTGYDLENLLVAGRDAQGKPHGMDAAAVEWNIATGGSSATLDGSMLSPVDVGFVGVTATYNGVTSEPFTIEVSDDVGNIHGRITTSDGDAVSGVEVAIASGGGGYSATTDGDGAYVIENALSGSYALTAEKEHYVPLEVADVAVAKGETTALDLTMDLDTGGDFFDDFADGAGDWTPGTGSWSAADGRYTQSAGSGSNSWRYQSTISDKIWEDATYEADISYGSGQNWAALLFRKARQSDTINHSGYFVAWNHGGLIELDRAGSSITRLGTAQVDTDWSIPHHLKVVTDGDLIQVYIDHQDTPIIEAEDSTYRYGYAGVGANGSTWSFDDVTITEAEPEEARFVAVQAPDAITGVPNGTEKTAVALGLPEQVVVETTTGTVEADVAWNVEDSSYEPASEAAQQFTVDGLVTLPEAVANPDDLSLATSVDVSVDEAPIPEWDPSLVYLTGDEVQFGGSTWVAQWWTRNQVPGDPYGSWMEIGAEVETSHGMIREWTASWVYLAGDRAVHDGNVWEAKWWTRNQEPGAAKKRDAWHLVGPIDDPAIEGLSTGTVVIAADETSAVRNVGTKTITVEPGSSAASILGELRASDGSDQVRVVLDGAGAERIGTVLEGDRLGVTAENGKATGSYAVAIHDPDAEAADGEYWDAARYDEIDSAVNAGTPTFPQRECVITDDDYADQVREATEVYADGNESGSAADTGSPLVYRERTVWYYGDAINAAIEDCSSAGGGTVRIPAGESENADEAYYSGSINLLSDVNLLIEEDATVKFMRNKTNEYYPVTLTSYEGTDIYNFASFIRALGQENIAVTGGGTLDAQEDMWNWRPWKKGYWGELDVEDRSLDADYGQQGVLTQMNFDDTPVETRIFTDDGSRPATIPVIRDGEVVQIDTPADATVLTSSFRPHFIEPNHSSNILIEGVKLRNAPFWQVHPMNSENVLVRGIDIYSNKTTGYQASGWNNDDGIDPESTTNVVIEDVHVTVSDDGVALKAGRNTNGREHREPTSGVIIRNSEFRNDGGNSAGVSAGSEMSGGIRDVFAHDLIFGGDGLIMGFKLKTNSNRGGGIENWYARDSVFENVNWTIVEFDADYPETVSLEHADAFDPTIRNVWFDRISTSEELLPASRNPQMFRFSSSVSRSPVANVHVRDLVLHSTQNPAAAFNRNKFIADFVVEDAAFVNRSTGAISTYDTTPLDLLDETAVAVPGVEPISITAADASAPGQVHTVPGDVVTITGKVDLADHPDFPEQGQLRVYVDRDTSPIAATIEADGTFTTAPITLDDDQHWYRDRHYVAVNLSHGLDIQTVVYHLQVQRTPVSVAVEPFVGPQMGGSVDVTANFAHEGVAGSAPVEDLVLAPRLPDGWTAEALTDTGVESLDPGETVAATWRVIRSGGAYGTLQLSVEAQFDDPASGLRVTVAGDPFTIDVDAMSIETTDVTVVAPAKLQAVRPVEDGVMPYSDRTYPLASYPEALEGAVLIPGANDDKRVSGGTDYLEFSVEKDSVVYVALDARGRGTWWPEWVAAQGFEETDLRAIVADGSLANMVLFSKGVGAGDSVTLGGNNANTNDAASYFTFVAAYGPTAG is encoded by the coding sequence ATGAGCATCCGTGCCCGCAGTACCGCCGCCTGGAGCGCGCTCGGCGCACTCCTCCTGTCCGCGGTGGTGGCTCCCGCCGCCGTCGCCGAGGAGGTCGAACCCGGCATCGCCGTCGTCAACCCGACCGAATATGCGGGGGCGATCAAGAACCCACTCATGGGGATGTCGGAGAAGGACTTCTTCGTCAACACCACGGACCCCGCCAGCCCCGAGGACCAGACCCTGGACTACATGCCGTGGGGCTCGCTGGCGATGACGTACATCCCGTGGGACCACCTGGAGAACGACGAGAGCGACTCGATCGACAAGATCGCGGACTACCTCGACCAGCGTTGGCGCGGCAAGGACGCGGACGGCGTCTGGCGCTCCTACGAGGAGTACAACATCAAGGTCATCCCGCGGCTCTACCTGCGCTTCCCGGCGGAGACGTCGGGGAACACCGGGTCGTTCTACGGGCTCGGCGGCGACCACTGGCCCGACGACCTCGCCGACGGCGACTTCCGAAGTGCGGAGTTCGACGCCCGCCTCGAGCGCATGGTGCAGCGCCTCGCCGAGCTGTGGGACGACGACCCCCGCGTCGCCTACATCCAGATGGGCGTCTTCGGCACGTGGGGCGAGCAGCACGGCACCGCCGAGCCCGAGCACATCGAGCAATACTTCAGCGAGTACTTCCAGAACAAGCAGGTGCAGGTGCGGTACCACCACACCGGGCAGTGGGAGAACCCCGATCAGTTCGGTCACTACAACGACACGATCGGCAACCGGAACACCGCCGACAACTGGGCGACGAAGGCGATCGGCGGCGAGCCGGCCTACGACTACGCCGGTGCCGTGATCCACGGGTCGCTGGTGCGGGAGACCTACCTCGACGAGGACCTCACCCACAACACCGCCAACACCATCCGCGACACCCACGCCACGTACCTGACATGGGTCGGCGACTACAGCTACGGCTCTCGGTGGACGGCTGACGACGCCACCGGGGGTCGCGAGGCCTACCTGGAGAACAAGGCGCTCATCGACTCCCGCGCCGAGGTCATCCAGCGCGAGCTCGGCTACCGGTACGTCATGTCGGAGTTCAGCTACCCGGAGCAGGTCGTGCCCGGTGACCCCTTCGACGTCTCCTTCACCGTCACCAACACGGGTTCGGCACCGATGTACTACGACTGGCCCGTGCAGGTGAGCCTGCGCGACCCCGACACCGACGAGGTGGTCTGGGCCGACACGTTCGAGGACGTCCACATCACCGAGTGGCAGCCCGGCAGCGGCTTCGCGTCGTTCAACGGCCGGAAGGACGGCAACTGGAGCAACGGCGTGCTCGACTACGAGACCGCGCCGGAGCCGCACACCGAGTCCGGGACGTTCACCGTTCCCGACACCCTCCCGACGAAGGACTACGTCGTCCAGCTCGCGGTGCTCGACCCGGGCGGCGACGTGCCGAGCCTGCGGTTCGCGATGGAGAACTACACCGAGGGCGGCTACCACCCGATGGGCTACGTCGGCGTGAACCAGGCGCCCGCGACCACCGAGATCGACCCCGCATCGTTCGACGACCCCGGCGTGGACGTCAGCCTGCGCTACTACACGTCCGACGAGCAGGAGCAGGCGGCGAACGCGCTCGCCTCGCTCGAGCTCTCGGGTGACGCACCGCTGCTCGCCATCGGCGGCACCGGGTACGACCTGGAGAACCTGTTGGTCGCGGGGCGCGACGCCCAGGGCAAGCCGCACGGCATGGACGCCGCCGCGGTGGAGTGGAACATCGCGACCGGCGGATCGTCGGCGACGCTCGACGGCAGCATGCTCTCGCCCGTCGACGTCGGCTTCGTGGGCGTCACCGCGACCTACAACGGGGTCACCAGCGAGCCGTTCACGATCGAGGTGTCCGACGACGTCGGCAACATCCACGGACGCATCACGACGAGCGACGGCGATGCCGTCTCCGGTGTCGAGGTCGCGATCGCCTCCGGCGGCGGCGGCTACTCGGCCACGACCGACGGCGACGGCGCGTACGTGATCGAGAACGCGCTGTCGGGCAGCTACGCCCTTACCGCCGAGAAGGAGCACTACGTCCCCCTCGAGGTCGCGGACGTCGCCGTCGCCAAGGGTGAGACGACCGCTCTCGACCTGACGATGGACCTCGACACCGGGGGCGACTTCTTCGACGACTTCGCCGACGGAGCGGGCGACTGGACGCCGGGAACCGGCTCGTGGTCGGCCGCCGACGGCCGGTACACCCAGTCCGCAGGCTCCGGCAGCAACTCCTGGCGCTACCAGTCGACCATCAGCGACAAGATCTGGGAGGACGCGACCTACGAGGCCGACATCTCCTACGGGTCGGGCCAGAACTGGGCGGCGCTGCTGTTCCGGAAGGCGCGGCAGAGCGACACCATCAACCACAGCGGCTACTTCGTCGCGTGGAACCACGGCGGGCTCATCGAGCTCGACCGTGCGGGATCCAGCATCACCCGGTTGGGGACCGCCCAGGTCGACACCGACTGGAGCATTCCCCATCACCTGAAGGTCGTCACCGACGGTGACCTCATCCAGGTGTACATCGACCACCAGGACACACCGATCATCGAGGCCGAGGACTCCACCTACCGCTACGGGTACGCGGGCGTCGGCGCGAACGGCAGCACGTGGAGCTTCGACGACGTGACCATCACCGAGGCGGAGCCCGAGGAGGCGCGATTCGTCGCCGTCCAGGCACCAGATGCGATCACCGGCGTGCCGAACGGCACCGAGAAGACCGCGGTGGCGCTGGGACTCCCCGAGCAGGTCGTCGTCGAGACGACCACCGGCACCGTGGAGGCGGACGTCGCGTGGAACGTCGAGGACAGCTCGTACGAGCCGGCCTCGGAGGCGGCGCAGCAGTTCACGGTCGACGGCCTCGTCACGCTCCCCGAAGCTGTCGCCAACCCCGACGACCTGTCGCTCGCGACGTCCGTCGACGTGTCCGTCGACGAGGCGCCGATCCCCGAGTGGGACCCCTCGCTCGTCTACCTCACCGGTGACGAGGTGCAGTTCGGCGGTTCCACCTGGGTGGCCCAGTGGTGGACCCGGAACCAGGTCCCCGGCGACCCGTACGGCTCGTGGATGGAGATCGGTGCCGAGGTCGAGACCTCGCACGGCATGATCCGCGAGTGGACGGCGTCGTGGGTGTACCTCGCCGGTGACCGTGCAGTGCACGACGGGAACGTCTGGGAGGCGAAGTGGTGGACCCGCAACCAGGAGCCGGGCGCCGCGAAGAAGCGCGACGCGTGGCACCTGGTGGGCCCGATCGACGACCCCGCGATCGAGGGCCTGTCGACCGGCACGGTGGTGATCGCGGCCGACGAGACGTCAGCCGTGCGCAACGTCGGCACGAAGACGATCACCGTCGAGCCGGGGAGCTCGGCCGCGTCGATACTCGGTGAACTGCGCGCATCGGACGGGTCGGACCAGGTCCGGGTCGTGCTCGACGGCGCGGGCGCGGAACGCATCGGCACCGTCCTCGAGGGCGACCGGCTCGGCGTGACGGCGGAGAACGGGAAGGCGACGGGCTCGTACGCCGTCGCCATCCATGACCCGGATGCCGAGGCGGCGGACGGCGAGTACTGGGATGCCGCGCGGTACGACGAGATCGACAGCGCGGTGAACGCCGGCACGCCGACGTTCCCGCAGCGGGAGTGCGTCATCACCGACGACGACTACGCGGACCAGGTGCGCGAGGCGACCGAGGTGTACGCCGACGGGAACGAGTCCGGCTCCGCGGCCGACACGGGTTCCCCGCTCGTCTACCGCGAGCGCACCGTCTGGTACTACGGCGACGCGATCAACGCGGCGATCGAGGACTGCTCGTCCGCGGGTGGCGGCACGGTCCGCATCCCCGCCGGTGAGTCGGAGAACGCCGACGAGGCGTACTACTCGGGGTCGATCAACCTGCTCAGCGACGTCAACCTGCTCATCGAGGAGGATGCCACCGTCAAGTTCATGCGCAACAAGACCAACGAGTACTACCCGGTCACGCTCACGAGCTACGAGGGCACGGACATCTACAACTTCGCGTCGTTCATCCGAGCGCTCGGGCAGGAGAACATCGCCGTCACCGGCGGAGGAACCCTCGACGCCCAGGAGGACATGTGGAACTGGCGTCCGTGGAAGAAGGGGTACTGGGGCGAACTCGACGTCGAGGATCGCTCGCTGGACGCGGACTACGGCCAGCAGGGCGTCCTCACCCAGATGAACTTCGACGACACCCCGGTCGAGACGCGCATCTTCACCGACGACGGGTCGCGGCCGGCGACGATCCCCGTGATCCGCGACGGTGAGGTGGTGCAGATCGACACACCGGCGGATGCCACGGTGCTCACGTCGTCGTTCCGGCCGCACTTCATCGAGCCGAACCACTCGAGCAACATCCTGATCGAGGGCGTGAAGCTCCGGAACGCGCCGTTCTGGCAGGTGCATCCGATGAACTCGGAGAACGTGCTCGTCCGTGGCATCGACATCTACAGCAACAAGACGACCGGGTACCAGGCGTCCGGCTGGAACAACGACGACGGCATCGACCCGGAGTCCACGACCAACGTCGTCATCGAGGACGTACACGTCACGGTGAGCGATGACGGCGTCGCGCTCAAGGCGGGTCGCAACACCAACGGACGCGAGCATCGCGAACCGACGAGTGGCGTGATCATCCGGAACAGCGAGTTCCGGAACGACGGCGGCAACTCGGCAGGGGTGTCGGCGGGCAGCGAGATGTCCGGTGGCATCCGCGACGTGTTCGCCCACGACCTGATCTTCGGCGGTGACGGCCTGATCATGGGGTTCAAGCTGAAGACGAACTCGAACCGCGGTGGCGGGATCGAGAACTGGTACGCGCGCGACAGCGTCTTCGAGAACGTCAACTGGACCATCGTCGAGTTCGATGCGGACTACCCGGAGACGGTGTCCCTCGAGCACGCCGATGCGTTCGACCCGACGATCCGGAACGTCTGGTTCGACCGGATCTCGACGTCGGAGGAGCTCCTCCCCGCCTCCCGGAACCCGCAGATGTTCCGCTTCTCCAGCTCCGTGTCCCGGTCTCCGGTCGCGAACGTGCACGTGCGCGACCTCGTGCTGCACTCCACGCAGAATCCGGCGGCGGCATTCAACCGCAACAAGTTCATCGCGGACTTCGTGGTCGAGGACGCGGCGTTCGTGAATCGCTCGACGGGGGCGATCTCGACGTACGACACCACGCCGCTGGACCTCCTCGACGAGACCGCTGTCGCGGTGCCGGGCGTCGAGCCGATCTCGATCACGGCGGCCGACGCATCGGCGCCGGGCCAGGTGCACACGGTCCCGGGGGACGTGGTCACCATCACAGGGAAGGTCGATCTCGCCGATCATCCGGACTTCCCGGAGCAGGGACAGCTGCGGGTCTACGTCGACCGCGACACGTCCCCGATCGCGGCGACCATCGAGGCGGACGGCACCTTCACGACCGCACCGATCACGCTCGACGACGATCAGCACTGGTACCGCGACCGGCACTACGTGGCGGTGAACCTCAGCCATGGCCTCGACATCCAGACGGTCGTATACCACCTCCAGGTCCAGCGCACACCGGTCTCGGTCGCCGTCGAGCCGTTCGTCGGTCCGCAGATGGGCGGATCAGTCGACGTGACGGCGAACTTCGCACACGAGGGCGTCGCGGGTTCGGCTCCGGTCGAGGACCTCGTGCTCGCCCCGCGTCTTCCCGACGGGTGGACCGCCGAGGCACTCACCGACACCGGCGTCGAGTCGCTCGACCCGGGCGAGACCGTCGCGGCCACGTGGCGCGTCATCCGCTCGGGCGGCGCGTACGGCACGCTGCAGTTGAGCGTGGAGGCGCAGTTCGACGACCCCGCGAGCGGCCTGCGGGTCACGGTCGCCGGTGATCCGTTCACGATCGATGTGGACGCCATGTCGATCGAGACGACGGATGTCACTGTCGTCGCCCCCGCGAAGCTGCAGGCGGTGCGGCCGGTCGAGGACGGCGTGATGCCGTACTCCGACCGCACCTACCCGCTCGCGAGCTATCCGGAGGCGTTGGAGGGCGCGGTCCTGATCCCGGGAGCCAACGACGACAAGCGCGTGTCCGGCGGCACGGACTACCTCGAGTTCTCCGTCGAGAAGGACTCCGTGGTCTACGTGGCGTTGGACGCACGCGGTCGTGGGACCTGGTGGCCCGAGTGGGTCGCCGCCCAGGGCTTCGAGGAGACCGACCTGCGCGCGATCGTGGCGGACGGGTCGCTCGCGAACATGGTGCTCTTCTCGAAGGGCGTCGGCGCAGGTGACTCCGTCACGCTCGGCGGCAACAACGCGAACACGAACGACGCTGCGAGCTACTTCACGTTCGTCGCGGCATACGGACCGACCGCCGGGTAG
- a CDS encoding sugar O-acetyltransferase codes for MHDYFAGDPRTNRERMLAGDLYIADDPESLRIMHRAMTLTRDYAAALVDDIDSARSILSDLLGSVGDDVFVRPPLHVDFGENIHLGDRVSINFNLTALDVADIRIGDDVLIGPNVQLLTATHPVDPRPRRDKLESAKPITIHENVWIGGGAIIGPGVTIGENSVIGAGAVVLKDVPANVIAAGNPARILREIPD; via the coding sequence ATGCACGACTACTTCGCCGGCGACCCTCGTACCAATCGCGAGCGCATGCTGGCGGGCGATCTCTACATCGCCGATGATCCCGAGAGCTTGCGCATCATGCACCGGGCGATGACACTCACTCGCGACTACGCAGCCGCGCTCGTCGACGACATCGACTCCGCACGCAGCATCCTCTCCGATCTGCTCGGAAGCGTCGGCGACGACGTGTTCGTGCGACCGCCCCTGCACGTGGACTTCGGCGAGAACATCCACCTCGGCGACCGCGTCTCGATCAACTTCAACCTCACGGCGCTCGACGTCGCCGACATCCGTATCGGGGACGACGTGCTGATCGGCCCGAACGTCCAACTGCTCACCGCAACCCATCCGGTCGATCCGCGACCGCGGCGCGACAAGCTCGAGTCGGCGAAGCCCATCACCATCCATGAGAACGTCTGGATCGGCGGTGGCGCCATCATCGGCCCGGGCGTCACGATCGGCGAGAACTCCGTCATCGGCGCCGGCGCCGTCGTCCTCAAGGACGTGCCCGCGAACGTCATCGCGGCGGGCAACCCGGCGCGCATCCTCCGCGAGATCCCCGATTGA
- a CDS encoding LacI family DNA-binding transcriptional regulator — MNKNHGEPRGLPTSKDVAKLAGVSQSTVSYVMSGKRAIAADTRRRVEQAMHELGYQPNAGARALRGSKTNVIALVVHLGADADLSETLPYIEAVVEQARRRDYEVVLSTADEGPEGIRRLAGRRVCDAFVLMDIRRDDERVPVAAALGLPVVLVGFPAEAYGLDAVDFDTAHASELLVDELADTGHRHVVVVGETAEEIAELPFIAKFQEAARRRAVDRGIGFTVVDRAKEGWAGIREAGPRILAERSEGLGVIARTAQVTEWMLQLLDVEGLRVGRDVSLVSMCTDARATGWETHVTNVSAEPAELIERGMRILFDRIGGDAHPGRRELVELRRITRRETTARIS, encoded by the coding sequence ATGAACAAGAACCACGGAGAGCCGCGCGGGCTGCCGACGAGCAAGGATGTCGCGAAGCTCGCCGGCGTGTCGCAGAGCACGGTCTCGTACGTCATGTCGGGCAAGCGGGCCATCGCCGCGGACACGCGCCGGCGAGTCGAGCAGGCGATGCACGAACTCGGCTACCAGCCGAATGCCGGTGCGCGTGCACTCCGTGGGTCCAAGACCAACGTCATCGCCCTCGTCGTCCACCTCGGCGCGGACGCCGACCTGTCGGAGACGTTGCCCTACATCGAGGCGGTCGTCGAGCAGGCGCGTCGGCGCGACTACGAGGTGGTGCTGAGCACGGCGGACGAAGGGCCGGAAGGGATCCGCCGCCTAGCGGGGCGCCGGGTCTGCGACGCGTTCGTGCTCATGGATATCCGGCGCGACGACGAACGTGTTCCCGTCGCTGCGGCGCTGGGGCTCCCTGTGGTGCTGGTCGGCTTCCCCGCCGAGGCGTACGGGTTGGACGCGGTCGACTTCGACACGGCGCACGCCTCCGAGTTGCTCGTGGACGAGCTCGCCGACACGGGGCACCGCCACGTCGTGGTCGTCGGGGAGACTGCCGAGGAGATCGCCGAACTTCCGTTCATCGCGAAGTTCCAGGAGGCGGCACGTCGGCGAGCCGTCGATCGGGGGATCGGCTTCACGGTCGTCGATCGTGCGAAGGAGGGTTGGGCGGGCATCCGCGAAGCAGGACCGCGCATACTCGCCGAGCGCTCCGAGGGACTCGGCGTGATCGCGCGCACCGCACAGGTGACCGAATGGATGCTGCAGCTGCTGGATGTCGAGGGGCTGCGAGTCGGCCGCGACGTCTCACTGGTGAGCATGTGCACCGACGCCCGAGCGACGGGCTGGGAGACGCACGTGACCAACGTGTCCGCTGAACCCGCCGAGCTCATCGAGCGAGGCATGCGGATCCTCTTCGACCGGATCGGAGGCGACGCCCACCCCGGGCGCCGCGAGCTCGTCGAGCTCCGTCGGATCACGCGGCGGGAGACGACCGCTCGCATCTCCTGA
- a CDS encoding carbohydrate ABC transporter permease produces MTTVATPPAPARAPEQAPDAPRTSARARRRRMKSHYPSWFYIPTAALYIVLFAIPTFASFYFSLTRWTLFDVEFIGFDNFVAFFNEPMLVQGFTNTFVYGFTTSALKVVLGLALALLLTIPLLGRGYLRATMFFPVLVSTIGVGITFKVLMDPFDGLINQALAVIGIDGPAWLTDPAWALFSVALVDVWKGVGIATLIFIAGLVAIPQEYYEAAKMDGAGAWSRFRNITLPLVQPATATVILLSLIGGLRSFELIWAMTKGGPGFTSDVIASVIYKQYQAGFYGLSTAGNVVLFLVVTAIIVPIFYILNRRQVEA; encoded by the coding sequence ATGACCACCGTTGCGACGCCTCCGGCCCCCGCGCGGGCACCGGAGCAGGCGCCGGACGCGCCGAGGACGTCGGCACGAGCCCGTCGGCGACGGATGAAGAGCCACTACCCGAGCTGGTTCTACATCCCGACCGCGGCGCTGTACATCGTGCTCTTCGCCATCCCGACCTTCGCGTCGTTCTACTTCAGCCTCACCCGCTGGACCCTGTTCGACGTCGAGTTCATCGGCTTCGACAACTTCGTCGCGTTCTTCAACGAGCCCATGCTCGTGCAGGGCTTCACGAACACCTTCGTCTACGGGTTCACGACCTCCGCGCTGAAGGTCGTGCTCGGACTCGCCTTGGCGCTGCTGCTCACCATTCCGCTTCTCGGACGCGGCTACCTGCGGGCGACCATGTTCTTCCCGGTGCTCGTCTCCACGATCGGCGTCGGCATCACCTTCAAGGTGCTGATGGACCCGTTCGACGGGCTCATCAACCAGGCGCTCGCCGTCATCGGCATCGACGGGCCGGCCTGGCTCACCGACCCGGCCTGGGCGCTGTTCTCGGTGGCGCTCGTGGACGTGTGGAAGGGCGTCGGCATCGCCACGCTGATCTTCATCGCGGGCCTCGTCGCGATCCCCCAGGAGTACTACGAGGCCGCGAAGATGGACGGCGCCGGTGCCTGGAGCCGCTTCCGCAACATCACCCTGCCGCTCGTGCAGCCCGCCACCGCGACGGTCATCCTGCTCTCGCTGATCGGTGGCCTGCGCTCGTTCGAACTGATCTGGGCCATGACCAAGGGCGGGCCGGGCTTCACCAGCGATGTCATCGCCTCGGTGATCTACAAGCAGTACCAGGCAGGGTTCTACGGCCTCTCGACCGCGGGCAACGTGGTGCTCTTCCTCGTCGTCACCGCGATCATCGTCCCGATCTTCTACATCCTCAACCGCCGGCAGGTGGAAGCATGA
- a CDS encoding carbohydrate ABC transporter permease: MSLRRFSQRYLIGIAAIVASVVVFIVPFAFIFLTAAKSPQEASLLQFSLPQQGWFLWENFIAVWEARDYVLARAFVNSITLTVISVAIMVVFAAMVGYVLQRRPSRWNHVINFFVLAGLIVPPAVVPTIWVLQGIGLFKTMTGMILIEATFGLSFCILLFRAFVATIPRELDEAAIIDGAGPLRLFFTVVLPLLKPVIVTVIVVQAVTVFNDFVGPLYFLPGEENATVQLTLYNFQSQSLNQWNLLFMDILLITIPPLIMFIFFNRQIVAGMTSGAIKG; encoded by the coding sequence ATGTCACTGCGCCGGTTCTCGCAGCGCTATCTCATCGGGATCGCGGCGATCGTGGCATCCGTTGTCGTCTTCATCGTCCCCTTCGCGTTCATCTTCCTCACCGCGGCGAAGTCGCCACAGGAGGCCTCGCTGCTCCAGTTCTCGCTGCCGCAGCAGGGGTGGTTCCTGTGGGAGAACTTCATCGCGGTCTGGGAGGCGCGCGACTACGTGCTCGCCCGCGCCTTCGTGAACAGCATCACGCTCACGGTCATCAGCGTCGCGATCATGGTGGTCTTCGCCGCCATGGTCGGATACGTCCTCCAGCGCCGCCCCTCGCGCTGGAACCACGTCATCAATTTCTTCGTGCTGGCCGGACTGATCGTCCCGCCCGCGGTCGTTCCGACGATCTGGGTGCTCCAGGGCATCGGGCTCTTCAAGACCATGACCGGGATGATCCTCATCGAGGCGACCTTCGGCCTCTCCTTCTGCATCCTCCTGTTCCGGGCATTCGTGGCCACGATCCCCAGGGAGCTCGACGAGGCCGCGATCATCGACGGCGCCGGGCCCCTGCGGCTGTTCTTCACCGTGGTGCTGCCGCTGCTGAAGCCCGTCATCGTCACCGTGATCGTGGTCCAGGCGGTGACCGTCTTCAACGACTTCGTCGGCCCGCTCTACTTCCTCCCCGGCGAGGAGAACGCGACCGTGCAGCTCACGCTCTACAACTTCCAGAGCCAGTCGCTGAACCAGTGGAACCTCCTCTTCATGGACATCCTGCTCATCACGATCCCCCCGCTCATCATGTTCATCTTCTTCAACCGCCAGATCGTCGCCGGCATGACCAGCGGCGCGATCAAGGGCTGA